A genomic stretch from Lathyrus oleraceus cultivar Zhongwan6 chromosome 2, CAAS_Psat_ZW6_1.0, whole genome shotgun sequence includes:
- the LOC127117886 gene encoding urease accessory protein F, which translates to MQTKKEHDRPVFENSFLQWSQWQLLDSILPTGGFAHSFGLEAAVQSRIVSDSNDLKTFLIHVLENTGSLFLPFVYSACTSPNMENWHNLDRILDATLTNEVGRKASISQGSALMRVASAVFSEMPSLKTMRDASLKLGTVTFHHAPIFGLTCGALGFDSTSSQRAYMFITMRDVISAATRLNLIGPLGAALLQHQVAPIAEVLLEKWMNRDVEEACQTMPLLDTVQGCHGYLFSRLFSS; encoded by the coding sequence ATGCAAACGAAGAAAGAGCACGACCGACCTGTCTTTGAAAACTCATTTTTACAGTGGAGTCAATGGCAGTTGTTGGATTCGATTCTACCTACAGGTGGATTTGCTCATTCTTTTGGTCTTGAAGCCGCAGTTCAGTCGCGTATAGTGTCTGATTCCAACGACCTCAAGACATTTCTTATTCATGTATTAGAGAATACGGGAAGCTTATTCCTTCCTTTCGTGTATTCAGCATGCACGTCACCGAATATGGAAAACTGGCATAACCTCGACAGAATATTGGATGCTACCCTTACTAACGAAGTGGGTCGAAAGGCGTCAATCTCGCAAGGATCTGCGTTAATGAGGGTAGCTTCAGCTGTGTTTTCCGAGATGCCCTCTCTCAAAACAATGAGAGATGCTTCATTAAAGTTAGGGACTGTAACTTTTCATCACGCCCCTATATTCGGACTAACATGTGGAGCATTGGGATTCGATAGTACGAGTTCTCAGAGAGCTTATATGTTCATCACAATGAGGGATGTGATATCGGCTGCAACAAGACTGAACTTGATAGGACCACTTGGAGCAGCATTGTTGCAGCATCAAGTTGCTCCTATCGCTGAAGTTTTATTAGAAAAATGGATGAATCGTGATGTCGAGGAAGCTTGTCAAACTATGCCTCTTCTAGATACCGTGCAAGGTTGCCATGGTTATTTGTTTTCTAGACTGTTTTCATCTTAG
- the LOC127121789 gene encoding uncharacterized protein LOC127121789, whose amino-acid sequence MTSKKDVKSLEKDGKVVTKWGDDSKTESLLKICIEEIEAGNRPTTHFSKEVWKNITEKFQKKTGYAYDRTQLKNRWDTLKREFSSFVKLVDKQTGVGWDHEKKTIMADDDWWVEKSKEDPDILKWKHGGPKFIKLLDKCFKGAIATRFALYKPYEDQLPCEGSESVFEDGRENNTITEDEGDADNFDVGNEVQPNPTPNSSRRIGDNSNKSLGESSDDSSYESDNTSKIDIEVQQVNRSQYHIATVMVAFMVTNHVLKYIVKEKKTT is encoded by the exons ATGACATCTAAAAAAGATGTGAAAAGTTTAGAGAAGGATGGAAAAGTTGTTACAAAATGGGGGGATGACAGTAAAACAGAAAGTTTGCTGAAAATTTGCATTGAAGAAATAGAAGCGGGTAATAGGCCAACTACCCACTTCAGTAAAGAAGTGTGGAAGAATATTACtgaaaaatttcaaaagaaaacCGGATATGCTTATGATCGCACTCAACTAAAAAATAGATGGGATACATTGAAAAGAGAGTTTTCGTCATTTGTGAAGTTAGTGGATAAGCAAACTGGAGTAGGATGGGACCATGAAAAGAAAACTATCATGGCTGACGATGATTGGTGGGTTGAAAAGAGTAAG GAGGATCCAGATATTTTGAAATGGAAACATGGAGGACCTAAGTTTATTAAATTGCTAGATAAATGTTTCAAGGGTGCCATAGCTACTAGATTCGCCCTTTACAAACCATATGAAGATCAATTACCATGTGAAGGATCAGAATCTGTTTTTGAAGACGGTCGTGAGAATAACACAATTACTGAGGATGAAGGAGATGCAGATAATTTTGATGTTGGAAATGAAGTACAACCCAACCCAACACCAAATTCTTCCAGAAG GATCGGTGACAATTCAAATAAGAGTTTGGGTGAGAGTTCAGATGATAGTTCATATGAGAGTGACAATACTTCTAAAATAGATATTGAAGTCCAACAGGTTAATAGAAGTCAATATCATATTGCAACGGTGATGGTTGCTTTTATGGTTACAAACCATGTTTTGAAATACATTGTCAAAGAAAAGAAAACTACGTAA